Proteins encoded in a region of the Pseudomonas denitrificans (nom. rej.) genome:
- a CDS encoding LysR substrate-binding domain-containing protein: MSIQRLPPLNAVRAFEAAARLGSYVAASKDLHVTQPAIGRHVKLLEDWLGVQLFERTPRGVSLTPAGQRYYAKISTALQQIADAGHELAPGGTARWLKILVVPAFAKRWLMPRLETLRQQRPGLKVAVEPNPTFTEVDGKSADLGIVYGLPGVYPQCHSTLVRPAVFPVCSPSYLEEHGPLSSVHELAQHKLIHVDDGEWWNLWLSTIGLDLRVNSDVLYVSNDHALSMAEAGHGIALANLVLVKHQLAAGTLVRPLPEEVPLESYQLLLPTGAVSADVAWFEDWIRAALQEEFSPHATHETESTE, encoded by the coding sequence ATGTCCATCCAGCGTCTTCCGCCGCTCAATGCCGTCCGCGCCTTCGAGGCCGCCGCCCGGCTGGGCAGCTATGTCGCCGCCTCGAAAGACCTGCATGTGACGCAGCCGGCCATCGGCCGTCATGTGAAGCTGCTGGAGGACTGGCTGGGCGTGCAGTTGTTCGAACGCACCCCGCGCGGGGTGAGCCTGACGCCAGCCGGGCAGCGCTACTACGCGAAGATATCCACAGCCCTGCAGCAGATCGCCGACGCCGGCCACGAGCTGGCCCCCGGCGGCACCGCGCGCTGGCTGAAGATCCTGGTGGTGCCGGCCTTTGCCAAGCGCTGGCTGATGCCGCGCCTGGAAACCCTGCGCCAGCAGCGCCCCGGCCTGAAGGTAGCGGTGGAACCCAACCCGACTTTCACTGAAGTGGACGGCAAAAGCGCCGATCTGGGAATCGTCTACGGGCTTCCCGGCGTCTATCCGCAGTGCCACAGCACGCTGGTGCGACCGGCGGTTTTCCCGGTGTGCTCGCCCTCCTACCTCGAAGAGCACGGCCCGCTGAGCAGCGTGCACGAACTGGCGCAGCACAAGCTGATCCACGTCGACGACGGCGAATGGTGGAACCTCTGGCTGTCCACCATCGGGCTGGACCTGCGGGTGAACTCCGACGTGCTCTACGTCAGCAACGACCACGCGCTGTCCATGGCCGAGGCCGGCCACGGCATCGCCCTGGCCAACCTGGTGCTGGTGAAGCACCAGCTGGCCGCCGGCACGCTGGTGCGACCGCTGCCCGAGGAGGTGCCGCTGGAGAGCTACCAGCTGCTGCTGCCCACCGGCGCGGTGAGCGCCGATGTGGCCTGGTTCGAGGATTGGATTCGCGCGGCGTTGCAGGAGGAATTCTCGCCACATGCCACCCACGAGACTGAGTCGACTGAATAG